Within Paeniglutamicibacter psychrophenolicus, the genomic segment GTGATTGCCGCACGCTTGTAGACCATTTCACGGGCTTCGTCACGCACGATCAAATCCGCATATCGTTGGCGAACGCGGGTCTCTTCGTTGAGCTCGGCGTGCAGGACAGGCAGGGGACGCAGGGCCTTGGATGCCATCTTCCAGTCGGTGGCCATGACCGAAAGCTCGCCACGGCGCGAGGCAATGACCTCACCAGTGATCAGCACATGGTCGCCCAGGTCCACCAGCGACTTCCAATCCGCCAGCTTTTCCTCGCCGATGTTGGCAAGCGAGAGCATGGCCTGGAGCCGGGTGCCGCGGCCCTCGGGCCCGCCTTCCTGCAAGGTGGCGAAGCACAGCTTGCCGGTATTGCGCATGAACACGATGCGTCCGACGATGCCAACGGTCACGCCCGTTGCGGTATCTGGTGCCAGCTCGGGGAATTGCTCCCGGATTTCATGAAGCGAGTGAGTGCGCGCGACGCCCACTGGATAAGCTTCGTCTCCGCGGGCCAACAAAGCGGCACGCTTATCCATGCGCACCTGGCGCTGGTCGTTGGTCTCGGCGGGGTTGGCTACTGGGGCAGTTTTTTCGGCAGTCACAATAGCCAATTCTAGTCCGAATAATCTGAGCGCGGGCTGAGAGGTGTTCAGCAACACCCCCATGCCATTTTCCCGTGCAGAATAGGATGGAGGAATCATGGAAGAAAACATTCTGCGAACCTCCGATGGTGGCTCACTTGCCCTGTATTCATATGGCAATCCGCAAGCTCCCGGGCACCGCCGCATCCTTGTTGTCGGCGGAGCGTTCTTGACCGCATTGATCTATCGCCCGTTTGCCGCTGCCCTCGGAGCCAGGTTGGGTGAAGACTGGACGGTGGACGTATATGACCGCCGCGGGCGCGGCAATTCAACCGAGCAGCCTGCGGACTACTCCATGGACACCGAGATCGCCGACGTGGCACTCATGCTCGAACACACCGGGGCGCAAAACCTCTTTGGGCACTCCCTGGGCGGCGCCGTGGTGCTCAATGCAGTGCGCAGCTTCCTGGACCCCGCAGCGAAGGGCAGCGGCCCGGTGCCGGCGCGTCTGGCGGTCTACGACCCGGCCATCAATCTTGATGCATCCATCGACACGACGTGGCTGAATGCTTGCTCGGACGATGTTGCGGCGGGGAGAAACAGTCGAGCGTTGGCACGGATGCAACGTGGCATGAAGTTTTCGCCCACGCTGGGGAAGGTTCCTCAACCAATCCTTGCTGCGCTACTTGCAGGGACCTCCCGAACCAAGGCCGGAAAGCTGGTCCGCACAATGCTGCCCAGCGGGGTGGGCGAGCTGAAGGCCGCCCTCGAGGAATCGCAACCCGCGAGCGGATTCTCGATCCTCCCGCAAAACACGCGTTTCATGGCAGGAGCCAAAAGTGCGGAGTACTTCCGCTCGACTGCACGGAAGCTACATGAGGTGGTCCCGGGATCCACCTACCTCGAGACCCCAAAGGGCATGCACGGATCCGTTCCGGCCGCGTTCACGTCGTTGCTCGACGACATCGGCGACTACTTCACTGGTCCGTAGCCGCCTGACCCAAGAAGGCTGCCGCCGCCCATCCCCGACGGGAACGGACGGCGGCTGCCCTGGCGGTCACCAGATCTTGACGCGATCTTCCGGATCCAGCCACATGCCGTCTCCCGGCTTGGTGCCGAAGGCCTCGTGGAAAGCATCCATGTTCTTGGGTACCTGGTTGCACCGGAACTCGCCAGGAGAGTGCGGGTCCGTGGTGATGCGGGTGATCATGGTCTCCGGACGTGACAGCGTGCGCCAGCATTCGGCCCACGAGTAGAAGAAGCGCTGGTCCCCGTTCAGCCCGTCTATGACCTCGTCGGCATCCATCCCGCGGGCCGCCAGGTCCAGCTTGTAGGCCGTGTAGGCGATGCCTAGACCGCCCAGGTCGCCGATGTTCTCCCCGAGCGTGAGCTTGCCGTTGACGTGGTGCTCCGGGGCTTCCGGGGGCACCAACGCATCGTACTGGTCAACAAGCTTGCCGGTGAGCTTTTCGAAGGCTTCCCGGTCCTCGTCGGTCCACCAGTTCTTCAATTCGCCGGTGCCGTCGAACTGGGAGCCCTGGTCGTCGAAGCCGTGCCCGATTTCGTGCCCGATGACCGCTCCGATGGCCCCGTAGTTGGATGCGGCGTCACGGTCGGCGTCAAAGAACGGTGAGCGCAGGATGGCAGCAGGGAATGCAATCTCGTTCAGCAGCGGGTGGTAGTACGCGTTCACCGTCTGCGGGTACATGAACCACAGTTCTCGATCCACGCCATCATCGATCTTTTTCAGTTCGCGCAGGAACTCGAATTCGTTGGCCGCGGCGATATTGGAAATGACGTTGTCGTCCACCGTCGAAATGCCGGAGTAGTCGATCCACTCGTTCGGGTAGCCGATCTTCGGGCGGAACATCGACAGCTTTTCCAGTGCTTTGTCCCTGGTTTCCGGGCCCATCCAGGAAAGCTCGCCGATGGACTGGCGGTAGGCGTCAATGAGGTTGGCCACCAGCGCGTCCATCTCGTCCTTGCTGCGCTGCGGGAAATGCTCAGCAACGTAGAGCTGGCCGATGTCCTCGCCGACAGCCCCTTCGGTGAATGCCACCCCGCGCTTCCAGCGATCACGCAGTTCCTGAACACCGGCGAGCTTCGCGGAGTAGAAGGAGAAATTTTCATTCACGAATGCGCTGGAGAGGTACGGTGCGTTTGAACGGATCAATTGCACGGCCAGCCAGTGCTGCCAGGAGGCGAGCGGTTCGCTGCCAAGGACCTGCTCAAGGCCCTTGAGATAGCTTGGCTGCCACACGTCGACCTCGGCGAAGTACTTTTCCTCGATTCCTGCACCTGCGAGCCAGCCGGCCAAGGACGGGATGTGCTCCAACAGCTCTGTGGCTGTCATGAGGTTGTAGCGCGCCTGGGCGTCGCGGCATTTGACCCGGTCCCAGTGGTGGGAGGCCAACGCGGATTCCAGCGTGACAACGTCCTGCGCCGCCGTCCCGGTGTCGGTAAGCTCGCCCAAGGCCAGCAGCCGGCCCAGGTGCTCCTGGTACTCGCCAAGGAGCTCCGCGAATTGCTCTTCTCGGTAGTAGGACTCGTCCGGCAGCCCCAGGCCGCCTTGGATCAGGGTCAGCAGGTTGCGTTCCGGGGATCCTGCATCCGAACTGGCCCCGGCCTGGATGAACCCGGAAACACCCCGGCGGAAAAATGATCCGCTCAGCACGAGAAGTTCTGCGATGGTGGTGGTGCCGTAGATGGCGGCCAGGTCGGCGCGGATCGGTTCGACTCCGCTCGCCTCGATGCGCTCTTCGTCCATGAAGCTGGCGTATAGGTTGGCGATGCGTTCCTTGCGCCCATCGACGGAGCCGTCGGCCGCTTGGCGGTTTTCCGCGGCTGCCTCGATGATGGCCCGGACCGCGGCCTCCGAGTCGTCTCGCAGCGCCATGAAGGAGCCGTAGCTACCTTGGTCGGCCGGGATCTGCGCACTAGAGAGCCAGGCGCCGTTGGCGTGGCGATACAAGTCGTCCTGTGGCCTGACGCTCTCGTCGCGATGGTTCTCGCTGAGTTTCGGATCCCCGGCGTTGGTTGCAAGTGACGAATCGGTGCTCATTGTGGTCCTATTCCATTCATCCATACGCATGCAGTTGCCGCCGCCGCGAATCTGCCACCTCACGAGCCAGTTGCTGGCGCTGGATCCACTGAGGCAAAGACACGGGCTGCGACGCGAAGCGTGTTCTACGTCTCAAGGATTCACTTTACGCGTCTGAAACAAGAATTTGACATAATTTTGCGTGGTTATTCCGCTGGTGAAACAGGCCGCGGGATGAGCTTATGCGGAACCGTCAATGGCGCCCATTCAATTCACCGAGCACTCTGGGGAAATTTTCTCAAGGAGCAATTGGGGCCAAGCGCTGCTCCCGGGCCAATGGTCCTGGCTTCACTCATTGGGGGACAGCTGCACGGTGGACGTTAGCAGTTATCCACAGAAGCTGTGCATAACTTTTCGTCGGGTGGCCCGGTGCCTATCGTTGCGCGTGGTGCCGGCCGCCGGGGCGGGTGGTTAACGGGGTGCGGCCCCCGGCGGGTGCCGGGGGCCGCAACGGGCGTTAAGCATCGGAACCCCCGGGCCAGGGGCCTGGGGGTTCCGGGACAAGTTGTCCGGCGGTGACCTACTCTCCCACACCCTCCCGAGTGCAGTACCATCGGCGCGGTGGGTCTTAGCTTCCGGGTTCGGTATGGGACCGGGCGTTTCCCCCACGCTATGACCGCCGTAACCTTCTCAACCGCATCCCCGGCTCCGGTGAAGGGCAGGGGTGGGTAAAATTGGGGTACGACCACAATAGTGGTTGTTGTTGTTGTGGTTCCGCGAAAACAAGGGGTTGTTGTTTCGGGACCGCATAGTGGACGCAGCGTATCTTGCCACACGCAAGGTGTGGTGTTTGTGGTTGAAGTTGTCGGCCTATTAGTACGGGTCAGCTTCACGAGTCTTTGGTCCTCGCTTCCACATCCCGCCTATCAACCCAGTGGTCTGGCTGGGGGCCTCTCGCCACACAAGGTGGCGTGGAAATCTCATCTCGAAGTGGGCTTCCCGCTTAGATGCTTTCAGCGGTTATCCCTTCCGAACGTAGCTAATCAGCGGTGCACTTGGCAGTACAACTGACACACCAGAGGTTCGTCCGTCCCGGTCCTCTCGTACTAAGGACAGCTCTTCTCAAATTTCCTGCGCGCGCAGCGGATAGGGACCGAACTGTCTCACGACGTTCTAAACCCAGCTCGCGTACCGCTTTAATGGGCGAACAGCCCAACCCTTGGGACCTACTCCAGCCCCAGGATGCGACGAGCCGACATCGAGGTGCCAAACCATGCCGTCGATATGGACTCTTGGGCAAGATCAGCCTGTTATCCCCGAGGTACCTTTTATCCGTTGAGCGACGGCCGTTCCACAACGTGCCGCCGGATCACTAGTCCCGACTTTCGTCCCTGCTCGAGCTGTCGCTCTCACAGTCAAGCTCCCTTGTGCACTTACACTCGACACCTGATTGCCAACCAGGCTGAGGGAACCTTTGGGCGCCTCCGTTACTCTTTAGGAGGCAACCGCCCCAGTTAAACTACCCATCAGGCACTGTCCCTGACCCAGATCATGGGCCGAAGTTAGGTGACCGGTACAGCCAGAGTGGTATTTCAACGATGACTCCACCCGAACTGGCGTCCTGGCTTCAACGTCTCCCACCTATCCTACACAAGCTGCACCGAACACCAATACCAAACTATAGTAAAGGTCTCGGGGTCTTTCCGTCCTGCTGCGCGTAACGAGCATCTTTACTCGTAGTGCAATTTCGCCGAGTTCATGGTTGAGACAGCGGGGAAGTCGTTACTCCATTCGTGCAGGTCGGAACTTACCCGACAAGGAATTTCGCTACCTTAGGATGGTTATAGTTACCACCGCCGTTTACTGGGGCTTAAATTCTCAGCTTCGCCCACAAGGGGCTAACCGGTCCTCTTAACCTTCCAGCACCGGGCAGGAGTCAGTCCGTATACATCGTCTTGCGACTTCGCACGGACCTGTGTTTTTAGTAAACAGTCGCTTCCCCCTGGTCTCTGCGGCCCACACCCGCTCCGGAACGCAAGGTTCCATCACGGGGCAGGCCCCCCTTCTCCCGAAGTTACGGGGGCATTTTGCCGAGTTCCTTAACCATGATTCTCTCGATCGCCTTAGTATTCTCTACCTGATCACCTGTGTCGGTTTGGGGTACGGGCGGCTAAAACCTCGCGTCGATGCTTTTCTTGGCAGCATAGGATCACCGAATCACCCCCCCAGGGGGGGCGCCTATCGGGTCTCAGGCATCATGAGTCACGGATTTGCCTATGACTCGCCCTACATCCTTGGACCAGGTCAATTCCATTGCCTGGCTCGGCTACCTTCCTGCGTCACACCTGTTAATACGCTTACCTCCCTGGTTCGGGTCCCACGCCGCACACCCGGTACCCTTCCCGAAGGAAGGATGGTGGGCACTTGGGGTGGTTAGCATCACCAGGTCAATATGGGCGGTTTTTCGCCGGTACGGGAATATCAACCCGTTGTCCATCGACTACGCCTGTCGGCCTCGCCTTAGGTCCCGACTTACCCAGGGCAGATTAGCTTGACCCTGGAACCCTTGATCATTCGGCGGACGGGTTTCTCACCCGTCATTCGCTACTCATGCCTGCATTCTCACTCGTGTGGGCTCCACCGCTGGTTTACACCGCGACTTCACTGCCCACACGACGCTCCCCTACCCATCCACACGGCTGGACCACGAAGGCCTGCCAAATATGTGAATGACGCAACTTCGGCGGTGTGCTTGAGCCCCGCTACATTGTCGGCGCGGAATCACTTGACCAGTGAGCTATTACGCACTCTTTCAAGGGTGGCTGCTTCTAAGCCAACCTCCTGGTTGTCTTCGCAACTCCACATCCTTTTCCACTTAGCACACGCTTAGGGGCCTTAGTTGGCGTTCTGGGCTGTTTCCCTCTCGACTATGAAGCTTATCCCCCACAGTCTCACTGCTGCGCTCTCACTTGCCGGCATTCGGAGTTTGGCTGACGTCAGTAACCTTGTAGGGCCCATTAGCCATCCAGTAGCTCTACCTCCGGCAAGAAACACGCAACGCTGCACCTAAATGCATTTCGGGGAGAACCAGCTATCACGAAGTTTGATTGGCCTTTCACCCCTACCCACAGCTCATCCCCTCCATTTTCAACTGAAGTGGGTTCGGTCCTCCACGCGCTCTTACACGCGCTTCAACCTGGCCATGGGTAGATCACTTCGCTTCGGGTCTAGATCACGCCACTGACTCGCCCTATTCAGACTCGCTTTCGCTACGGCTTCCCCACACGGGTTAACCTCGCGACGTAACACTAACTCGCAGGCTCATTCTTCAAAAGGCACGCTGTCACCCCAACAAGGAGGCTCCAACGGATTGTAAGCGCACGGTTTCAGGTACTATTTCACTCCCCTCCCGGGGTACTTTTCACCATTCCCTCACGGTACTTGTCCGCTATCGGTCATTGGGTAGTATTTAGGCTTACCAGGTGGTCCTGGCGGATTCAAACGGGATTTCTCGGGCCCCGTCCTACTTGGGATGCTCTCACAAAGCGGCGGAACGCATTCGCACTACGGGACTCTCACCCTCTATGGTCCGGCATTCAAGCCGATTCGCCTATGCGCCCGCACCTCACTTCACCAGTCCGGCAGAACTGGTATGTAAAAGTCCCACAACCCCGACCATGCAACGCCCGCCGGCTATCACACATGGCTCGGTTTAGCCCCATCCGCGTTCGCTCGCCACTACTAACGGAATCACTTTTGTTTTCTCTTCCTGCGGGTACTGAGATGTTTCACTTCCCCGCGTTCCCTCCACGCAGCCTATGTGTTCAGCTGCGGGTCATGCGGCATGACACCGCATGGGGTTTCCCCATTCGGAAATCCTGGTCTCAACGTCCGGTTATCGACTCCACCAGGCTTATCGCAGATTCCCACGTCCTTCTTCGGCTCCCAATGCCAAGGCATCCACCGTGCGCCCTTAAAAACTTGACCACAAACAAGGGTCAAAAATTTTACATGAGCTAAAACATTACAATCGAAAGAACCAAGGAAACACACACCCGAGGGCATGTGCACCAAGATTCATTATCATAAGAAATTGCTTTGCAAAACAAACAAACCGGCCAACAACCCAAAAGGGCATCGGCCAATCCTGTTTCACAAGATGCTCGCGTCCACTATGCAGTTCCCAAACAACAACCCCGTCACACCCACCACCGGCACCCGCACCAAACGGTGCAGCAATGCGGCTTAGGCCATGCGCGGGAACACTGAAAAAACAAAACCCGGCCCTCCGCGCACCCCGCAAAGGGGGCAGCGAAAACGCCGGGGCCTGTTGTTTCAGGACCCAACAGTGTGCCAAAAGACCATCCACCCCGCAGCCACCATCCTCTTCCAACCCGCAAGCGAGCGTACTGGAGACGGCAACCACAACATGAACAGCCGTGATTTGTTGATATTCCACCCTTGAGCACTCGCCCACCAACACAAGTGGTGGATGCGAGCAGCACTGAACACCCGCAACAAACCACTGAGGATCCATTGCCTGGTGCTAGTTGCTCCTTAGAAAGGAGGTGATCCAGCCGCACCTTCCGGTACGGCTACCTTGTTACGACTTAGTCCCAATCGCCGGTCCCACCTTCGACGGCTCCCTCCCACAAGGGGTTAGGCCACCGGCTTCGGGTGTTACCAACTTTCGTGACTTGACGGGCGGTGTGTACAAGGCCCGGGAACGTATTCACCGCAGCGTTGCTGATCTGCGATTACTAGCGACTCCGACTTCATGGGGTCGAGTTGCAGACCCCAATCCGAACTGAGACCGGCTTTTTGGGATTAGCTCCACCTCACAGTATCGCAACCCATTGTACCGGCCATTGTAGCATGCGTGAAGCCCAAGACATAAGGGGCATGATGATTTGACGTCGTCCCCACCTTCCTCCGAGTTGACCCCGGCAGTCTCCCATGAGTCCCCGGCATTATCCGCTGGCAACATGGAACGAGGGTTGCGCTCGTTGCGGGACTTAACCCAACATCTCACGACACGAGCTGACGACAACCATGCACCACCTGTGAACCAGCCCCAAAGGGGAAACCGTGTTTCCACGGCGGTCTGGCACATGTCAAGCCTTGGTAAGGTTCTTCGCGTTGCATCGAATTAATCCGCATGCTCCGCCGCTTGTGCGGGCCCCCGTCAATTCCTTTGAGTTTTAGCCTTGCGGCCGTACTCCCCAGGCGGGGCACTTAATGCGTTAGCTACGGCGCGGAAAACGTGGAATGTCCCCCACACCTAGTGCCCAACGTTTACGGCATGGACTACCAGGGTATCTAATCCTGTTCGCTCCCCATGCTTTCGCTCCTCAGCGTCAGTTAATGCCCAGAGACCTGCCTTCGCCATCGGTGTTCCTCCTGATATCTGCGCATTTCACCGCTACACCAGGAATTCCAGTCTCCCCTACATCACTCTAGTCTGCCCGTACCCACCGCAGATCCGAGGTTGAGCCTCGGACTTTCACGATAGACGCGACAAACCGCCTACGAGCTCTTTACGCCCAATAATTCCGGATAACGCTTGCGCCCTACGTATTACCGCGGCTGCTGGCACGTAGTTAGCCGGCGCTTCTTCTGCAGGTACCGTCACTTTCGCTTCTTCCCTACTGAAAGAGGTTTACAACCCGAAGGCCGTCATCCCTCACGCGGCGTCGCTGCATCAGGCTTTCGCCCATTGTGCAATATTCCCCACTGCTGCCTCCCGTAGGAGTCTGGGCCGTGTCTCAGTCCCAGTGTGGCCGGTCACCCTCTCAGGCCGGCTACCCGTCGTCGCCTTGGTGAGCCATTACCTCACCAACAAGCTGATAGGCCGCGAGTCCATCCCTGACCAACAAGTCTTTCCACCAAGGACCATGCGGTCCACGGTGCATATCCGGTATTAGACCCAGTTTCCCAGGCTTATCCCGAAGTCAGGGGCAGGTTACTCACGTGTTACTCACCCGTTCGCCACTAATCCCCCCAGCAAGCTGGGGGTCATCGTTCGACTTGCATGTGTTAAGCACGCCGCCAGCGTTCATCCTGAGCCAGGATCAAACTCTCCGTAAAAAAATACAGACACAACCAACACGACCCTGGAAAAAGGGTTGCGGGTTGCACCAAGTAAAAAAATCCCGGCAAATTGCCCCAGGCATCCACACGGGGGTGCGGACCCTGAAACCATTCACCAATAAAATAAATAAATTGGTATCAACAAATTTGGCACACTATTGAGTTCTCAAACAACAGACGCTTCCAACTTCCACGACCCGGACTGACGTTTCCTGCCGGCGCTTCGCTCTGGAGCAACTTGTCTACCTTACCCCACCGCGTGTCCCGACGCAAATCCACCGTTTCCGGCCCGATCTGGTCTAACATGCGGTTCCCGCCGTCGTTTCCGGCGCACAAGGCAACCGGGAAACATTGGGTGGGGGTTTTGGTAGAGATTTCGGTCGCCCGGCGATTCCTCCAGCGGCTTTCCCGCTGTGTCCCTCGCGGCGACTTAGAAAACTATACACACCATTTCCCACCACCGCAAATCGGCGGTTACCACCACTTACTGCTCCAAGAACCCATACAAACAAAGGGAAGGAGTCACCATCGTTGGGCCGCATGAGGCCAATTGGCGGAAACAGCAATAAGTGATCCGCGCCATGCCGCCATCCCCGTATTCAAGCGCAGGCAGACTGCACGATTCAGGACGATAGGTAGCTCAGGAGAGTTTCATTCAGCTACAGCAGGAATTCCTTGAGCAACAGACTGAACAGGGCCCAGGCAGAAAAGTCCCCCACCCTTTGTTGGGTTGTCCACGAGCTTTGGGAGCCACCCGGTACATCGGTTCCTCGAAATCAGCAACGGTCCTCCAGCTCGGATCCGAACCCCGCGCCGATCCAGCAATGCAAGCACGAGAGCATTGAAGTCGTAGATGCCTGCCAGCCTGGTCTTCACGTCGGTCGTAGACTACCGGGGATGGCGATCGGGATCCCACGAGCCTACTATTCCCAGAACATGCCACGGGCAGCCCATACCGGTTTCAAGTTCGCCCACACAGTCTTCGGTACACGCCATACGCGCATCCGGCATTTGCTCTAGGTTGTGACGGAGTTCGATTGGCTCACTGCGGGCTAACTACACCGCGTTGGCGCCGAGCTCGAGCACTTTTCCAGAGCAAGCGTTGGGCCGCCTCTCCGACGCCGAGGCGATCCCTCATACGTTCCTGGCCACGGAGTTCCGGTAATAAGGGAGTCCGACGCCAAAAGCAATGACTCCACAGCTGCTTTGCTGCAATTCTCAACCGGATTGACGGGCCGCCGCATAGATAGCGATTCGACAGCTGACGGAGAATTTACACCGAGAGTGCCCGGTAGCTACCACGCAGACATCCTGCCACCGCCAGGACTGAAGTAGAGCTTTGCCGCTCCCTGTTCCCAAGGACTCCCCCAGTGGTGACTAGGCTGTCGGGAATTCAAAGGCGAAATGGCCATGCCGACAGTCTTGGCTATGGATGCGGGCACCCGCTACGGGGCCGATCCACAATCCTCTCGGTTGTTGTCGACTGCGGCCTGAATATCTGACGTGATTGCGCTTTGCCGTGCTCTGAAACGGGCGTCACGATGATGACGACACCGACGATTGTTGCCACGTACGCGGCAGCATTGCCGACGATTGCGACACAATGACGACCAAACCCACCCAATCCTTCGGCATCCAAGGCTGCGCCGCCATCGTCAACCAACGCGCTCGGTAAAAGCAAACACTCCACGTCCAAGCAGTCACGTCATTCCGAGTGATCAGTCCCTATACGGTCTGGGTAAATCCGGGCCAGCGCGGGATGCAGAAGATCTGGAAGCAGAGTGCCGCGGCCTGACGCTGGTACGCGCAGGGTTGTCTGAATGTGGTCATCAGGAGATGCCCACATGCGGCCAAGCTGAGCCCATTTATGGCCACATGCCAGTGGTTGAATATCCGGAGGTTTGAGAGCCACCGGATATTGCCTGTCAGTGCCACCAATATCGCCGTTGAGAGCCAGTACCACCCCGGGCGGGGGGAGCCACCGGACTCCAACGGATCCTTCCAGAGCTGAACGGCACCGATCTTCTCGCGCAAGTTGTACCTTCCGGTTTCCCTTCAGATGGCGTTGTGAGTGATCCGGCTCATGTTCGCTTCGGCGTCGCCGCCGAAGCCCAGCCGATGGCGGCAGTCATTCTATGGAAACTGCCTGCAGAACATCGGCGAGGTCGAGCCGCATCAGCGTTCCCAAGACTCGATCCGCTTGCAGAGATGCTTCCCGGTAGCGCTCTTCGGCAACAGCCCGCCGATCGTCGGCAGAATGGAGTCCGCAGTGCACTTCCAGAGCTTCGCGGTGCCCAGTAGCCTGTTGTGCTGACCAGTCGGGAGAATCGGTCGAGGCCGGGCCGACTCACGTCGTGGGGCCAGCCACAAGCCGACGGCAAAGTGGTACCCCTGGAGAATATTACTGTCTTCCCGGGATGGTCCCCACACGCGATACTGACGGCTCTCAAAGGGGCTAGTGGCGGCCCTGAAGGACAATGCTCGCGTTTTGGCGGGGTGGCTCTGAACGGCAATATTGGTGGCTCTCAAAGAGTCAAATATTCCCTAATGGTCATCCGCGTGTGCACCATTCGCTGTCAACGGGTGGAATGCGTTCGGGTAAAAGGCATCCACGCACTGCGTTGAATCGTCGCCAACAAGGGTTGTGCCTGGTCA encodes:
- a CDS encoding alpha/beta fold hydrolase; this encodes MEENILRTSDGGSLALYSYGNPQAPGHRRILVVGGAFLTALIYRPFAAALGARLGEDWTVDVYDRRGRGNSTEQPADYSMDTEIADVALMLEHTGAQNLFGHSLGGAVVLNAVRSFLDPAAKGSGPVPARLAVYDPAINLDASIDTTWLNACSDDVAAGRNSRALARMQRGMKFSPTLGKVPQPILAALLAGTSRTKAGKLVRTMLPSGVGELKAALEESQPASGFSILPQNTRFMAGAKSAEYFRSTARKLHEVVPGSTYLETPKGMHGSVPAAFTSLLDDIGDYFTGP
- a CDS encoding M13 family metallopeptidase, encoding MSTDSSLATNAGDPKLSENHRDESVRPQDDLYRHANGAWLSSAQIPADQGSYGSFMALRDDSEAAVRAIIEAAAENRQAADGSVDGRKERIANLYASFMDEERIEASGVEPIRADLAAIYGTTTIAELLVLSGSFFRRGVSGFIQAGASSDAGSPERNLLTLIQGGLGLPDESYYREEQFAELLGEYQEHLGRLLALGELTDTGTAAQDVVTLESALASHHWDRVKCRDAQARYNLMTATELLEHIPSLAGWLAGAGIEEKYFAEVDVWQPSYLKGLEQVLGSEPLASWQHWLAVQLIRSNAPYLSSAFVNENFSFYSAKLAGVQELRDRWKRGVAFTEGAVGEDIGQLYVAEHFPQRSKDEMDALVANLIDAYRQSIGELSWMGPETRDKALEKLSMFRPKIGYPNEWIDYSGISTVDDNVISNIAAANEFEFLRELKKIDDGVDRELWFMYPQTVNAYYHPLLNEIAFPAAILRSPFFDADRDAASNYGAIGAVIGHEIGHGFDDQGSQFDGTGELKNWWTDEDREAFEKLTGKLVDQYDALVPPEAPEHHVNGKLTLGENIGDLGGLGIAYTAYKLDLAARGMDADEVIDGLNGDQRFFYSWAECWRTLSRPETMITRITTDPHSPGEFRCNQVPKNMDAFHEAFGTKPGDGMWLDPEDRVKIW